One genomic segment of Aliarcobacter cibarius includes these proteins:
- a CDS encoding septum formation initiator: MLVVILSLLATIYFSYYVTNVLFGDNSLQTYNSLKYKKEYLENEILRLQKENAYLQKEYFELKNLEPEE, translated from the coding sequence GTGCTAGTAGTGATTTTATCACTATTAGCAACAATATATTTTTCATATTATGTAACAAATGTTCTTTTTGGTGATAACTCTTTGCAGACATATAACTCTTTAAAATATAAAAAAGAGTATTTAGAAAACGAAATTTTAAGACTGCAAAAAGAGAATGCCTATTTACAAAAAGAGTATTTTGAACTAAAAAATTTGGAGCCAGAAGAATGA
- a CDS encoding LegC family aminotransferase, giving the protein MQNIVNFIKQTFKTNEFIPLHEPRFIGNEKKYLNDCIDSTFVSSVGKYVDTFEKEFAKTVGSKYAIATVNGTAALHISLILANVKTDNEVITQPLTFIATCNAISYIGAKPIFVDVDLDTMGLSPDSLKNFLEQNCEIINNQCVNKTTKKLIKACIPMHTFGHPCRIEEIKNICDIWNITLVEDGAESLGSFYKHKHTGTFGKIGAFSFNGNKIITSGGGGVIVTDDEVLAKRAKHITTTAKIPHPYEYVHDEIAYNYRLPNINAALLVAQLEQLEKFLALKRDLAVKYEEFFTSNKIDFITEPKDSKSNYWLQAVLLEDLKQKDEFLEFTNKNGVMTRPIWKLMNELEMYKDCQKADLKNAKYLEERVVNIPSSVIL; this is encoded by the coding sequence ATGCAAAATATAGTTAATTTTATAAAACAGACTTTCAAAACAAATGAATTTATACCTTTACATGAACCAAGATTTATAGGCAATGAAAAAAAATATTTAAATGATTGTATAGACTCTACATTTGTATCAAGTGTTGGAAAATATGTAGATACATTTGAAAAAGAGTTCGCTAAAACTGTAGGAAGTAAATATGCAATAGCTACTGTAAATGGAACAGCTGCACTTCATATATCTCTAATTTTAGCAAATGTAAAAACAGATAATGAAGTTATCACACAACCTCTTACATTTATAGCTACTTGTAATGCTATCTCATATATTGGAGCAAAACCTATATTTGTAGATGTGGATCTAGATACAATGGGTTTAAGTCCAGATTCTTTAAAAAACTTTCTAGAGCAAAATTGTGAAATTATAAATAATCAATGTGTTAACAAAACAACAAAAAAATTGATAAAAGCTTGTATTCCTATGCATACTTTTGGACATCCATGCAGAATTGAAGAGATTAAAAACATTTGTGATATTTGGAATATTACTTTAGTTGAAGACGGAGCTGAAAGCTTAGGCTCTTTTTATAAACATAAACATACTGGAACTTTTGGAAAAATTGGAGCATTTTCTTTTAATGGAAATAAGATCATAACTTCAGGTGGTGGTGGAGTAATTGTTACTGATGATGAAGTATTAGCAAAAAGAGCAAAACATATCACAACAACTGCAAAAATTCCTCATCCTTATGAATATGTACATGATGAAATAGCTTATAATTATAGATTACCAAATATAAATGCTGCCTTACTTGTAGCTCAACTTGAGCAATTAGAAAAATTCTTAGCTTTAAAAAGAGATTTAGCAGTAAAATATGAGGAATTTTTTACATCGAATAAGATAGATTTTATAACTGAACCAAAAGATTCAAAATCAAACTATTGGCTTCAAGCAGTTTTATTAGAAGATTTAAAGCAAAAAGATGAGTTTTTAGAATTTACAAATAAAAATGGTGTAATGACAAGACCTATTTGGAAACTTATGAATGAACTTGAAATGTATAAAGATTGCCAAAAAGCAGATTTAAAAAATGCAAAATATCTTGAAGAAAGAGTTGTAAATATTCCTAGTTCGGTGATTTTATAA
- the neuB gene encoding N-acetylneuraminate synthase: protein MKKVFIIAEAGVNHNGSIELAKKLIDVASESGADAVKFQTFKAEKLVSKNAQKADYQKQTTDKLESQFDMIKKLELDVNTHKELISYCKSKNIMFLSTPFDHDSIELLNDLGLEIFKIPSGEITNLPYLRHIGRLDKKVILSTGMANIGEIEDALNILINAGTKKENIIVLHANTEYPTPMEDVNLKAMVTIGNTFDIAFGYSDHTLGIEVDIAAVALGAYCIEKHFTLDKTMEGPDHKASLEPDELKAMVKAIRNIELALGSSIKKPSKSESKNKSIARKSIVAKCDIKKGEILCENNLAIKRPGNGISPMRWDEIVGTIATKDYKEDELI, encoded by the coding sequence GTGAAAAAAGTATTTATAATAGCAGAGGCTGGAGTTAACCATAATGGGAGTATTGAACTTGCAAAAAAGCTTATAGATGTAGCTAGTGAAAGTGGTGCAGATGCTGTAAAGTTTCAAACATTTAAAGCTGAAAAGCTTGTATCAAAAAATGCACAAAAAGCAGATTATCAAAAACAAACTACTGACAAATTAGAGTCTCAATTTGATATGATAAAAAAACTTGAACTAGATGTAAATACACATAAAGAACTTATCTCTTATTGTAAATCAAAAAATATCATGTTTTTATCTACTCCATTTGATCATGATAGTATCGAATTACTAAACGATTTAGGATTAGAAATATTCAAAATACCAAGTGGAGAAATTACAAATTTACCATATCTTAGACATATTGGAAGATTAGATAAAAAAGTAATACTTTCAACTGGAATGGCAAATATTGGAGAGATTGAAGATGCTTTGAATATATTAATAAATGCTGGAACAAAAAAAGAGAATATCATAGTTTTACATGCAAATACAGAATACCCAACTCCTATGGAAGATGTAAATTTAAAAGCAATGGTAACAATAGGAAATACCTTTGATATAGCTTTTGGATATAGTGACCATACTTTGGGAATAGAAGTTGATATAGCTGCTGTTGCTTTGGGTGCCTATTGTATAGAAAAACATTTTACTTTAGATAAAACTATGGAAGGACCAGACCATAAAGCTTCTTTAGAACCAGACGAACTAAAAGCTATGGTAAAAGCTATTCGAAATATAGAATTAGCTCTAGGAAGTAGTATTAAAAAACCATCTAAGAGTGAATCAAAGAATAAATCAATAGCTAGAAAATCAATAGTTGCAAAATGTGATATTAAAAAAGGTGAGATTTTATGCGAAAATAATCTTGCGATAAAAAGACCAGGAAATGGAATAAGTCCTATGAGATGGGATGAAATTGTTGGAACAATCGCTACTAAAGATTATAAAGAAGATGAGTTAATATGA
- the recA gene encoding recombinase RecA, which translates to MDENQKKSLELAIKQIDKAFGKGTLIRLGDKEVIPTEVISTGSLGLDLALGVGGLPKGRVIEIYGPESSGKTTLTLHAIAEAQKAGGVCAFIDAEHALDVKYAKDIGVDTDNLLVSQPDFGEQALEILETVIRSGAVDLVVVDSVAALTPKVEIDGDMDDQQVGVQARLMSKALRKVTGLLSKMNCTVIFINQIRMKIGMTGYGSPETTTGGNALKFYSSVRLDIRRIATLKQGENSIGNRVKVKVVKNKVAAPFKQAEFDIMFGEGISKTGELVDYGVKLDIIDKAGAWFSYGDTKIGQGRENSKLFLRDNPAIAKEIEDKILNSMGINDAIITGGSDDADDISGLDD; encoded by the coding sequence ATGGATGAAAATCAAAAAAAATCACTTGAACTTGCAATAAAACAAATAGATAAAGCTTTTGGAAAAGGTACATTGATAAGACTTGGGGATAAGGAAGTAATCCCAACTGAAGTAATAAGTACTGGCTCTTTAGGACTTGATTTGGCTCTTGGTGTTGGTGGATTACCAAAAGGAAGAGTTATTGAAATATATGGACCGGAAAGTTCAGGGAAAACAACTTTAACTTTACATGCTATTGCTGAAGCTCAAAAAGCTGGTGGAGTTTGTGCATTTATTGATGCAGAACATGCACTGGATGTAAAATATGCGAAAGACATAGGAGTTGATACAGATAATTTACTTGTTTCTCAACCAGATTTTGGAGAACAAGCTTTAGAGATTCTTGAAACAGTTATTAGAAGTGGAGCTGTTGATTTAGTAGTTGTGGATTCTGTTGCAGCACTAACTCCAAAAGTTGAAATAGATGGGGATATGGATGACCAACAAGTTGGAGTTCAAGCAAGACTTATGAGTAAAGCATTACGAAAAGTAACAGGTCTTTTAAGTAAAATGAACTGTACAGTAATTTTCATTAATCAAATAAGAATGAAAATAGGTATGACTGGATATGGAAGCCCAGAAACAACAACAGGTGGAAATGCTCTTAAATTCTATTCTTCAGTTAGACTTGATATTAGAAGAATCGCAACACTTAAACAAGGTGAAAATTCTATAGGGAATAGAGTAAAAGTAAAAGTAGTAAAAAATAAAGTTGCTGCTCCATTTAAACAAGCTGAGTTTGATATTATGTTTGGAGAGGGTATTTCAAAAACTGGAGAACTTGTTGATTATGGTGTTAAACTTGATATTATTGATAAAGCAGGTGCTTGGTTTAGTTATGGTGATACTAAAATAGGACAAGGTAGAGAAAATTCAAAACTATTTTTAAGAGATAATCCAGCAATTGCTAAAGAGATAGAGGATAAAATTTTAAATTCTATGGGAATAAATGATGCAATTATTACAGGTGGAAGTGATGATGCTGATGATATTTCTGGACTGGATGATTGA
- a CDS encoding UDP-N-acetylglucosamine 4,6-dehydratase, with translation MDNLLNLIGRMEELFLRDIQTHEKELSNIVSNSTFLVIGGAGSIGQAVTKEIFKRNPRKLHVVDISENNMVELVRDVRSSFGYIDGDFQTFALDIGSSEYDAFIKSDGKYDYVLNLSALKHVRSEKDPFTLMRMIETNIFNTDKTLEQSIENRTKKYFCVSTDKAANPVNMMGASKRIMEMFVNRRSKQIDVSMARFANVAFSDGSLLHGFNQRIQKNQPIVAPNDIKRYFVTPQESGELCLMSCIFGEDRDIFFPKLSENLHLITFADIAVKYLKNLGYEPYLCKDEDEARELAKTLPSKGKWPCLFTASDTTGEKDFEEFFTDKEVLDMSRFENLGVIKNEAIYDEKLLNDFENTIKKYKQNLYWTKDDIVKEFFKMIPDFGHKETGKYLDGKM, from the coding sequence ATGGATAATTTATTAAATCTAATTGGGCGAATGGAAGAACTCTTTTTAAGAGATATACAAACTCATGAAAAAGAGCTTTCAAATATAGTTTCAAACTCAACATTTTTAGTTATTGGTGGAGCAGGAAGCATTGGTCAAGCAGTAACAAAAGAGATATTCAAAAGAAATCCTAGAAAACTTCATGTTGTTGATATAAGTGAAAATAATATGGTTGAGCTTGTTAGAGATGTAAGAAGTAGTTTCGGATATATTGATGGAGATTTTCAAACATTTGCTTTAGATATTGGAAGTAGCGAATATGATGCATTTATAAAATCTGATGGAAAATATGATTATGTGCTAAATTTATCAGCACTTAAACATGTAAGAAGTGAAAAAGATCCTTTTACTCTTATGCGAATGATTGAAACAAATATTTTTAATACAGATAAGACATTGGAACAATCAATTGAAAATCGAACTAAAAAATATTTTTGCGTAAGCACAGATAAAGCTGCAAATCCAGTAAATATGATGGGTGCTAGTAAAAGAATTATGGAAATGTTTGTAAACAGACGTTCAAAACAAATAGATGTTTCAATGGCAAGGTTTGCAAATGTTGCTTTTAGTGATGGTAGTTTACTTCATGGATTTAATCAAAGAATTCAAAAAAATCAACCAATAGTTGCTCCAAATGATATAAAAAGATATTTTGTAACTCCTCAAGAGTCTGGTGAGCTTTGTCTTATGTCTTGTATTTTTGGTGAGGATAGAGATATTTTTTTTCCAAAACTTAGTGAAAATCTGCATCTAATTACTTTTGCTGATATTGCAGTAAAATATCTTAAAAATTTAGGATATGAGCCATATTTATGTAAAGATGAAGATGAAGCAAGAGAATTGGCAAAAACTTTACCCTCTAAAGGAAAATGGCCTTGTCTATTTACTGCTAGTGATACAACAGGTGAAAAAGATTTTGAAGAGTTTTTTACAGATAAAGAAGTTTTAGATATGAGTAGATTTGAAAATCTTGGCGTGATTAAGAATGAAGCAATATATGATGAAAAACTTTTAAATGATTTTGAAAATACAATTAAAAAATATAAACAAAATTTATATTGGACGAAAGATGATATTGTAAAAGAGTTTTTTAAAATGATTCCAGATTTTGGACACAAAGAAACAGGTAAATATCTTGATGGGAAAATGTAA
- a CDS encoding metallophosphoesterase family protein codes for MNIGLISDSHHKIEYLKACIDFLKQDGCEYLIHAGDICSLEGLNILKDSNLKYIAIFGNNDRNLFEYSSNFNIKTEPYYFKIKDISFKLMHIPNYLVPDSNIVIFGHTHKFHCEYINKTLFLNSGEVCAREKPIIECAKLEINTNQYIITHYFKNTNENNFMKEEFKYEQ; via the coding sequence ATGAATATAGGATTGATCTCAGACAGTCACCATAAAATAGAATATTTAAAAGCTTGTATAGATTTTTTAAAGCAAGATGGCTGTGAATATCTAATCCATGCTGGAGATATATGTTCTTTAGAAGGTTTAAATATTTTAAAAGATTCAAATTTAAAATATATTGCTATTTTTGGAAATAATGATAGAAATCTTTTTGAATATAGTTCTAATTTTAATATAAAAACTGAACCATATTACTTCAAGATAAAAGATATTAGTTTCAAGCTCATGCACATTCCAAACTATTTGGTTCCTGACTCAAATATTGTAATTTTTGGTCACACTCATAAATTTCATTGTGAATATATAAATAAGACACTATTTTTAAATTCAGGTGAAGTGTGTGCTAGAGAAAAACCAATTATTGAGTGTGCAAAACTTGAAATTAATACAAATCAATATATAATCACACACTATTTTAAAAATACAAATGAAAATAATTTTATGAAAGAAGAGTTTAAATATGAGCAATAA
- a CDS encoding NeuD/PglB/VioB family sugar acetyltransferase, producing MKEKIVLIGGGGHCHSVIDVIEQTNRYEIVGIVDTKENIGKKILDYEIIACDDDLETIFKTCRKAVITIGHIKTNELRKKLFGKAKNIGFDFPTIISPLAYVSKHSFIDEGTVIMHHALVNANVKIGKNCIINSKSLIEHDCIIEDNCHISTASVINGGVVVKEDTFVGSNSVSKEHIEINGFIKAGGLAK from the coding sequence ATGAAAGAAAAAATAGTTCTTATTGGTGGTGGGGGACATTGCCATAGTGTTATTGATGTTATTGAACAAACAAATAGATATGAGATAGTTGGAATAGTAGATACCAAAGAAAATATTGGTAAAAAAATTTTAGACTATGAAATAATTGCTTGTGATGATGATTTGGAAACTATCTTTAAAACTTGTAGAAAAGCAGTTATTACAATAGGGCATATAAAAACAAATGAATTAAGAAAAAAGTTATTTGGAAAAGCAAAAAATATAGGATTTGATTTTCCAACTATCATTTCACCACTTGCTTATGTTTCAAAACATTCATTTATAGATGAAGGAACAGTTATTATGCATCATGCTCTTGTAAATGCAAATGTAAAAATAGGAAAAAATTGTATAATTAATAGTAAATCCTTAATAGAGCACGATTGTATTATAGAAGACAACTGTCATATCTCAACTGCTAGTGTAATAAATGGTGGTGTAGTTGTAAAAGAAGATACATTTGTTGGAAGTAATTCTGTTTCAAAAGAACATATAGAAATAAATGGATTTATAAAAGCTGGGGGTTTAGCTAAGTGA
- a CDS encoding AMIN domain-containing protein, giving the protein MRTLLLSTTIAAFLSISLQARENPFILYEEKTGKVIESPPKVKNVTDLEEEQFIRDYQNKLKNPEQESEQRAPAQVQEKSYSKKEVDSLMLKTKYEAEQKAKALVKKELTKEPEQVVYVKPRADAATDETLISKNILPFIKVDYNDNKLLIATQDAVSKKFSINNENKLVIDFKGKKNFTANKHSLNSANFKAISTGNHAANGFYRIVIELASKPSSYNFDYNDSIISITKK; this is encoded by the coding sequence ATGAGAACTCTATTACTATCTACAACTATAGCAGCCTTTTTATCTATAAGCCTACAAGCTAGAGAAAACCCTTTTATTTTATATGAAGAGAAGACTGGAAAAGTTATTGAATCTCCTCCAAAAGTGAAAAATGTAACAGATTTAGAAGAAGAACAATTTATAAGAGATTATCAAAATAAATTAAAAAATCCAGAACAAGAATCTGAACAAAGAGCTCCTGCGCAAGTTCAGGAAAAATCTTACTCTAAAAAAGAGGTTGACTCTTTGATGTTAAAAACTAAGTATGAAGCAGAGCAAAAAGCAAAAGCACTTGTTAAAAAAGAGCTAACTAAAGAGCCAGAACAAGTTGTATATGTAAAACCTAGAGCTGATGCTGCTACAGATGAAACACTTATTTCAAAAAATATTTTACCTTTTATAAAAGTAGACTACAATGATAATAAGCTTTTAATTGCTACTCAAGATGCAGTTTCAAAAAAGTTTTCAATCAACAATGAAAATAAATTAGTAATAGATTTTAAAGGTAAAAAGAACTTTACTGCAAATAAACATAGTTTAAATTCGGCTAATTTTAAAGCTATATCTACAGGAAATCATGCAGCAAATGGTTTTTATAGAATAGTGATTGAATTGGCTTCTAAACCAAGTAGTTACAATTTTGACTACAATGATTCAATAATTTCAATAACTAAAAAGTAA
- the eno gene encoding phosphopyruvate hydratase, whose amino-acid sequence MVYIDNVYADEVMDSRGNPTVRATVILSDGTKASAIVPSGASTGKREALELRDGDNRFMGKGVLKAVENVNTRIADELIGQSPFNQAEVDAIMKELDGTHNYSNLGANAVLGVSMATARAAAASLNMPLYRYLGGANAMTMPVPMFNIINGGEHANNSVDFQEYMIMPTGIENFNEGLRAVAEIYQNLKKIIDKMGESTAVGDEGGFAPNLKSNEEPIAVIMEAIEKAGYKAGEQISIALDVAASELINDAGKYVLKGENRELSSSELVAYYEELCSKYPIVSIEDGLSEDDWDGWQTLTQRLGNKVQLVGDDLFVTNAAIVAEGIKKGIANAVLIKPNQIGSVSETMQTIRLAQRNNYNCIMSHRSGESEDAFIADFAVALNCGQIKTGSTARSDRIAKYNRLLEIGSEIGYAEYLGKEPFSKK is encoded by the coding sequence GTGGTATATATAGATAATGTTTATGCTGATGAAGTAATGGATTCAAGAGGAAATCCAACAGTAAGAGCAACAGTAATCTTAAGTGACGGTACAAAAGCTAGTGCAATAGTTCCAAGTGGTGCAAGTACTGGAAAAAGAGAAGCTTTAGAACTAAGAGATGGTGATAATAGATTTATGGGGAAAGGTGTTTTAAAAGCAGTTGAAAATGTAAACACTAGAATTGCAGATGAATTAATTGGACAAAGCCCATTTAATCAAGCTGAAGTAGATGCAATAATGAAAGAGTTAGATGGAACTCATAATTATTCTAACTTGGGAGCAAATGCTGTTCTAGGTGTTTCTATGGCTACTGCAAGAGCTGCTGCAGCTTCTCTTAATATGCCACTTTATAGATATTTAGGTGGGGCAAATGCTATGACTATGCCTGTTCCTATGTTTAATATAATTAATGGTGGAGAGCACGCAAATAATTCAGTTGATTTCCAAGAGTATATGATTATGCCAACTGGAATTGAAAATTTTAATGAAGGTCTAAGAGCAGTTGCTGAGATTTACCAAAATCTTAAAAAAATCATTGATAAAATGGGTGAAAGTACTGCAGTTGGAGATGAGGGTGGATTTGCACCAAATTTAAAATCAAATGAAGAGCCAATAGCAGTTATTATGGAAGCTATTGAAAAAGCTGGATATAAAGCTGGTGAGCAGATTTCTATTGCACTTGATGTAGCTGCAAGTGAGTTAATAAATGATGCAGGTAAATATGTACTTAAAGGTGAAAATAGAGAATTAAGTAGTTCTGAACTGGTTGCATACTATGAAGAGTTATGTTCTAAATATCCAATCGTTTCAATTGAAGATGGATTAAGTGAAGATGACTGGGATGGTTGGCAAACATTAACTCAAAGATTAGGAAATAAAGTTCAATTAGTTGGAGATGATTTATTTGTAACAAATGCTGCAATTGTGGCTGAAGGTATTAAAAAAGGTATTGCCAATGCAGTATTAATTAAGCCAAACCAAATTGGAAGTGTAAGTGAAACAATGCAAACAATTAGGCTTGCTCAAAGAAATAACTACAACTGTATTATGAGTCACAGAAGTGGTGAGAGTGAAGATGCATTTATTGCTGATTTTGCAGTTGCATTAAATTGTGGACAAATCAAAACTGGAAGTACAGCAAGAAGTGATAGAATTGCAAAATACAATAGATTACTTGAAATTGGTTCAGAAATTGGATATGCGGAGTATTTAGGGAAAGAGCCATTTTCTAAAAAATAA
- a CDS encoding PDDEXK nuclease domain-containing protein: protein MKELIDNKILVEDLKTIILATKEQVAISVNSSLTLLYWNIGKKIEEDILKNSRANYGEQIVHSVSTQLTQEFGRGYSKRNVINMIRFYKIFNDEKIVHSLSTQLTWTHLKTLIYIEDELKRTFYIEMTKLYKWSTRTLNDRIDSMLYERTVLSKKPDELISYEIEKLKEGVVTPNIILKDPYILDFLELNDRYLEKDLEDAILRDIENFILELGNGFSFIARQKRVQIGNDDFYIDLLFYNRKLKRLIAIDLKLGKFKAEYKGQMELYLKYLEKHEKEDDENRPLGIILCSDKNEEQIELLELGESDIHIAKYLTVLPPKDKFEKRLHRAIENAKQKYKIKNYKEDELI from the coding sequence ATGAAAGAATTAATAGACAATAAAATTTTAGTAGAAGACCTAAAAACTATTATATTAGCTACAAAAGAGCAAGTAGCTATTAGTGTAAATTCATCTTTGACTCTACTTTATTGGAATATTGGTAAAAAAATAGAAGAAGACATACTTAAAAACTCAAGAGCCAATTATGGAGAACAAATTGTGCATTCAGTGAGTACACAATTAACTCAAGAGTTTGGAAGAGGTTATTCTAAGAGAAATGTTATAAATATGATTAGATTTTATAAAATTTTTAATGATGAAAAGATAGTGCATTCGCTGAGTACACAATTAACTTGGACTCATTTAAAAACTTTAATTTATATAGAAGATGAGCTAAAAAGAACATTTTATATAGAAATGACAAAACTTTATAAATGGAGTACAAGAACACTAAATGATAGAATAGATTCAATGCTTTATGAACGAACAGTATTATCAAAAAAACCAGATGAATTAATATCTTATGAGATAGAAAAATTAAAAGAAGGTGTTGTAACTCCAAATATTATTTTAAAAGACCCATATATTTTAGATTTTTTAGAGTTAAACGATAGGTATTTAGAAAAAGATTTAGAAGATGCGATTTTAAGAGATATTGAAAATTTTATATTAGAACTTGGAAATGGCTTTAGTTTTATAGCACGACAAAAAAGAGTTCAAATAGGAAATGATGATTTTTATATAGATTTACTTTTTTATAATCGTAAACTAAAAAGATTGATAGCTATTGATTTAAAACTTGGTAAATTTAAAGCAGAGTACAAAGGACAAATGGAACTTTATTTGAAATATTTGGAAAAACATGAAAAAGAAGATGATGAAAACAGACCTTTAGGAATAATACTTTGTAGTGATAAAAATGAAGAACAAATAGAACTGCTAGAACTAGGAGAAAGCGATATTCATATAGCAAAATATCTTACAGTTTTACCTCCAAAAGATAAGTTTGAAAAACGACTTCATAGAGCAATAGAAAATGCAAAGCAGAAGTATAAAATAAAAAATTATAAAGAAGATGAGTTGATATGA
- a CDS encoding biotin synthase, translating to MSNNQIYLCAISNIESGTCNEDCKFCTQSVKYKANIERYRRKEIEQIVEEAKRARANKAVGFCLVTAGTGLDDKRLDYVCRAADAVSKAVPDISIIACNGLATFEQLKELKKHGVENYNHNLETAREFYNTICTTHSWDDRYNTCLDAKKAGLHLCTGGIFGLGETQENRISMLEAIASLEPMSVPINFFHPNEALPIVKNPLSKEEAFKLVELSRSYLPNQMLMIAGGRELMFGDEQYNVFKHGANAIVVGDYLTTGGASAEDDIKAVTALGYEIAVACHQ from the coding sequence ATGAGCAATAATCAAATATATTTATGTGCAATATCAAATATTGAGAGTGGTACTTGCAACGAAGATTGTAAATTTTGTACACAAAGTGTTAAGTACAAAGCAAATATCGAAAGATATAGAAGAAAAGAAATTGAACAAATAGTTGAAGAAGCAAAAAGAGCAAGAGCAAATAAAGCTGTTGGATTTTGTCTTGTTACTGCTGGAACAGGATTAGATGATAAGAGATTGGATTATGTATGTAGAGCTGCTGATGCTGTAAGCAAAGCTGTTCCTGATATTTCAATTATTGCATGTAATGGTTTAGCAACTTTTGAACAATTAAAAGAGCTTAAAAAACATGGTGTTGAAAACTACAATCACAATCTAGAAACAGCTAGAGAGTTCTATAACACAATTTGTACAACTCACTCATGGGATGATAGATATAACACTTGTCTTGATGCAAAGAAAGCTGGTCTACATTTATGTACTGGTGGTATTTTTGGTCTTGGAGAAACTCAAGAAAATAGAATTTCTATGCTTGAAGCAATTGCAAGTTTAGAACCAATGTCTGTTCCTATTAATTTTTTCCATCCAAATGAAGCATTACCAATTGTAAAAAATCCTTTATCAAAAGAAGAAGCATTTAAATTAGTTGAATTATCAAGAAGTTATTTACCAAATCAGATGCTTATGATTGCAGGGGGAAGAGAACTTATGTTTGGTGATGAACAATATAATGTTTTTAAACATGGAGCAAATGCTATAGTAGTTGGAGATTATTTAACAACTGGTGGAGCTAGTGCAGAAGATGATATAAAAGCTGTAACTGCTTTAGGTTATGAAATAGCTGTTGCTTGTCATCAATAA